TATTTGTGCGACGCGTAGCCCCGGCCTTCCTGCTTGTGGGCGGTACCGGACTTGCCGCCGACCGAGTAACCCATGGTCTGCGCCTTGGGCGCGGTGCCGCCTGGGCCGGCGGCCAGCTGCAGCATGTGGCGCACGGCGGCGGAATTCTTCGACGAGAACACACGGGTACCCACGGCCGGCTGGTCGCTCTTGAGGATGGTGGCCGGGATCAGGTTGCCGTCGTGCGCGAAGGTGGTGTAAGCGTGCGCCATCTGGAAGAGCGACGCCGACAGACCGTAGCCGTAGGACATGGTGGCCTGCTCCACCGGACGCCAGGTCTTCCAGGGCCGCAGCCGGCCAGTGACCGCGCCGGGAAAGGTGAGCTGCGGCTTCTGGCCGAAACCCATGGCGCTGAAGCTGTCCCACATTTCGTGCGCCGTCATGCGCTGCGAGATCTTGGTGGCACCGACGTTGCTCGACTTCTGGATGACGCCCTCGACCGTCTGCAGGCCGTAGTTGTGGGTGTCGGTGATGGTCGAGCCGGTGATGGTGATGCGACCCGGCGAGGTGTCGATCATGGTCTGCGGCGTGACCCGGCCAAGCTCCAGCGCCGTGGCGACGGTGATCGGCTTCATCGTGGAGCCGGGCTCGAAGGTGTCGGTGAGCGCGCGATTGCGCAGCTGCTCGCCCGAGAGATGCTGGCGGTTGCCAGGGTCGTAGCTCGGGTAGTTGGCCAGCGCCAGGATTTCGCCGGTCACCGAGTCGAGCACCACCACGCTGCCGGCCTTGGCCTTGTGCAGCATGACCGCGTCGCGCAACTTCTGGTAGGCGAAGAACTGCACCTTGCTGTCGATGGAGAGCTGGATGTCCTTGCCGTCGACCGGCGGCACCGCATCGCCCACGCCCTCGACCGCGCGGCCCAGGCGGTCCTTGATGACGCGGCGCGAGCCGGACTTGCCGGCGAGGTCGTTGTTGAAGGCCAGCTCGATGCCTTCCTGGCCCTTGTCCTCGACGTTGGTGAAGCCCACGATGTGCGCGGCCGCCTCGCCCTCGGGATACTGGCGCTTGTATTCCTTGCGCTGGTAGATGCCCTTGATGTCGAGCGCGGCGATCTGCTTGGCGATGGGTTCGTCGACCTGGCGCTGGATCCAGACGAAGGTTTTGTCCTCGTCGGCGAGCTTCTTGCCCAGCGCCGCCGGCGTCATGCCGAGCAGCTTGGCCAGGGTCTTGAGCTTGGCGGCGACGGCCGGGTCGTCCTTGTCGACGTCCTCGGGAATCGCCCAGATGCTGGGCGCGATCACGCTCGAAGCCAGCAGCAGGCCGTTGCGGTCGAGGATGCGGCCGCGGTTGGCCGGCAGCTCCAGCGTGCGGGCGAAGCGCACCAGCCCCTGCCGCTGGAAGAAGGCGTTGCCGATGACCTGCACATACAGCGCGCGGCCCGCCAGCGCCACGAAGCCGAGCGCGATGCAGGCCACGATGAACTTGCTGCGCCAGACCGGGGTCTTGCTGGCGAGCAGCGGGCTGGAGGCGTACTGGACGCTGCGGCTGCCTCTGCTCATGTCGAAAGCTCCAGGCAGGCGTTCATCGCGTGGTCCCCGTCTCGCCAGCGCCGGCTGCCGTGTTGGCGGCATAGGGCACGTACAACGTGATGGCCGGCGTGGTGTTGCGCATCTGCAGCTTGTCGCGGGCGAGCTTTTCCACCCGCAGCGGCGTGGCCTGGGCGCGCTTCTCGACCTCGAGCCGGTCGCGTTCCACTTCCAGGCGGTGCGCCTCGGCGGTGGCGCGCTCCATTTCGGTGAAGAGCTTGCGCGACTCGTACTGCACATGCACCAGGTACAGGGCGCTGGCCATGACGGCCATCAGCAGCACGATGGACAGACGCGTCATGCCGACACCTCGGTGCGCTCGGCCACGCGCAGCATGGCGCTGCGCGAACGGGGGTTGGCACTGACCTCGGCCGCGCTCGGTTTACTGCGGCCCAGCGCCACCAGGCGCATCGGCTGCGGCGGCGCGAACGGTGCCCGGCGGTCGTAGACCTCCTTGGACTGCTGCGCGATGAAGGTCTTGACGATGCGGTCTTCGAGCGAATGGAAGCTGATCACCGACAGCCGCCCGCCCGGACGCAACACCGACAGGCTGGCGTTCAGGGCCTGCTGAAGCTCTTCGAGCTCGGCGTTGATGAAAATCCGAAGAGCCTGAAAGGTGCGCGTGGCGGGGTTCTGCCCCTGCTCGCGGGTCTTGACCGCGCCAGCCACGAGCTCGGCCAGCTCGGCAGTGGTCGTGAGAGGGCCCCGTTCCTGTCGGCGAGCAACAATCGCCTTCGCAATGGGGCCAGCAAACCGTTCTTCGCCGTAGTCACGTATCACCTCCGCGATCTGCTGCGTTTCGGCCGCAGCCAGCCAGTCGGCCACGCTCTCGCCGCGCGTGGGATCCATGCGCATGTCGAGCGGACCGTCGAAACGAAAAGAAAAACCCCGTGCGGGGTTATCGATCTGGGGGGAGCTGACACCGAGGTCCATCAGGACCCCGGCGGCGCTGCCCGGAGGCAGCTCCCCCAACTGGGCAAAGCCCTCGTGCCGGATCGAGAAGCGCTCGTCGCCGATCGCGCTGGCGGCGGCGATGGCCTCCGGATCCTTGTCGAAGGCGATCAGCCGGCCGGCCGGCGAGAGCCGCGACAAAATGAGCCGGCTGTGGCCGCCGCGCCCGAAGGTGGCGTCGACATAGGTGCCGTCCGGATCCTGGACCAAGGCGTCGACCGCCTCGTTCAGCATGACGGTCGTGTGGAGAGCAGCGGTCGTCATGATCAGAAGGAGAAGTCCTGGAAGGCGTCAGGCATCTCGCCCTTCATGGCTTCGGCTTCCTGGGCGTCGTAGCTCGTCTTGTCCCAGAGTTCGAAATGGTTGCCCATGCCCAGCAAAACGCAGTCTTTGGCCAGACCTGCGGCTGCACGCAGTTCCGGCGACACCAGCACGCGGCCGGTGCCATCCATCTCCACATCCATCGCGTTACCGAGAAAAATGCGCTTCCACCACTGGGCGGACATGGGCAACTGGGCAATACGCTCGCGGAACTTCTCCCATTCAGGGCGCGGGAACACCATCAGGCAGCCATGCGGATGCTTGGTGATGGTGAGCTGACCGGAAGCGGTCGCGCCCAGGACGTCGCGGTGACGCGTCGGGACGGACAAGCGCCCCTTGGCATCGAGACTCAGCGACGAGGCCCCTTGGAACACGGCGAAAAACCCTCCGGGAGATGAGCAATGCAGCTTGCTGGAAGTGCGGGTGGGGCGCCTGGCCGGGCACTTTTTCCCACCGAATTGCACTTTTTTGCACTGTAGCAGGATTCAGCGCACCGGAAGATCCGTTCGGTCCAACTTTCACAATGAAATCAACGACTTAGACACGACTCACGAAAGTGTGACCAAGGGAAAAACCTTCTAGATGAAGCACTTAGCCATCCAATTCAAAGTGAATCTTGAGGCGATGGCTCACATGTAACAGTGCCGGCAACGAACAAAAATTCGTTGCCGGCACACGGCGTCTGTAACCGGCGTTTCCACCGGTGCGACCTATCAGAGGATGAAGCGCGACAGATCTTCGTTGCGGCTGAGCTCGCCCAGACGGGCGTCCACATAGGCGGCATCGACCGTCAGCGTCTGCCCCGCGAGGTTGGCGGCGTCGAAACTCGCCTCGTCGAGCAGGCGCTCCATCACCGTGGCCAGTCGCCGGGCGCCGATGTCCTCGGTGCGCTCGTTCACTTCGTAGGCGATGGCGGCCAGCCGGGTGATGCCTTCGGGGGTGAACTCCACCTGCACGCCTTCGGTCGCCATGAGCGCCTGGTACTGGCGTACCAGCGACGCATGCGTCTGAACCAGGATGGCCTCGAAATCCAGGGCGGAGAGCGATTGCAGCTCGACCCGGATCGGGAAACGCCCCTGCAGCTCGGGAATCAGGTCGCTGGGCTTGGCCAGGTGGAAGGCGCCCGAGGCGATGAACAGCATGTGGTCGGTCTTGACGATGCCGTACTTGGTGGTCACCGAAGTGCCTTCCACCAGCGGCAGCAGGTCGCGCTGCACACCCTGCCGCGAGATCTCGGCGGTGCTGCCACCGCCCTCGCTGCGCGAGGCGACCTTGTCGATCTCGTCGATGAACACGATGCCGTTCTGCTCGGCGTTGCTCACGGCCCGGGCGCGGGTCTCTTCCTCGTTGACCAGCTTGCCGGCCTCCTCGTCGGTCAGCAGCCGCAGGGCCTCGGCGATCTTCAGCCGGCGCGTCTTCCGCCGTCCGCCCATCTGCCCGAACATGCCGCGCAATTGCTCGGCCATGCCTTCCATGCCCGGCGGGCCGACCACGTCGACCGGCGGCGGTGCCTCGGCCAGGTCGAGCTCGATTTCCTTGTCGTCGAGCTGGCCTTCGCGCAGCTTCTTGCGGAACGCCTGGCGGGCGGTGCTCTCGGGCGCGGGCGCGGCGATGGCGAGCGCGCCCTCCTCCGCGGCGGCACCGGTGGGGCGCGCCGGCGGCAGCAGGATGTCGAGCACCCGGTCCTCGGCGGCGTCGACGGCGCGTTCGCGGTGCAGCTTCATCTCGGCCTCGCGGGTCTGCTTGACCGCCACTTCGACCAGGTCGCGCACGATGGTGTCGACGTCCTTGCCCACGTAGCCGACCTCGGTGAACTTGGTCGCCTCCACCTTGATGAACGGCGCGTCCGCCAGCCGCGCCAGCCGCCGCGCGATCTCGGTCTTGCCCACGCCGGTCGGCCCGATCATCAGGATGTTCTTGGGCGTGATCTCGTGGCGCAACTTCTCGTCGACCTGCTGCCGCCGCCAGCGGTTGCGCAAGGCGATCGCCACCGCCCGCTTGGCCTCGCGCTGGCCAACGATGTGTCGATCGAGTTCGGAGACGATCTCCTGGGGGGTCATGGAAAACGACATATCAAATCCGTACAAATGGGACGCACTCAAAAAACAGGGCAATGCGCAGCGAGCCGATCAATCCAGGACGCCGCCGACCGGCTTTGCCGGTTGGTCAGCGTTGCCCCCGGGACGGGGGTTGGCGATCACACGAAGTGAATAGCCTGGGGGTCAGTCAAGCCTTCCGGTTGGCCAGCGTTGCCCCCGGGACGGGGGTTGGCGATCACACGAAGTGAATAGCCTGGGGGTCAGTCAAGCCTTCCGGTTGGCCAGCGTTGCCCCCGGGACGGGGGTTGGCGATTACACGAAGTGAATAGCCTGGGGTCAGCCATAGCCAGCCTGGGGGTTAGCTCAAGGTCTCTATGGTGTGGGACATGTTGGTGTAGATACACAGGCTGCCCGCGATCTCCAGCGACTTCTTCACCACCACGTCGGCGGGCAGGTCGGTGTTGTCGATCAGCGCCTTGGCCGCCGAATGCGCATACGCCCCGCCGGACCCGATCGCAACGATGCCCTGCTCCGGCTCCAGCACGTCGCCGTTGCCGGTGATGATCAGCGAAGTAGTGCGATCGGCCACCGCCAGCATGGCTTCCAGGCGGCGCAGCACCCGGTCGGTGCGCCATTCCTTGGTGAGCTCGATGGCGGCACGTGCCAACTGGCCCTGGTGCTTTTCCAGCTTGGCCTCAAAGCGCTCGAACAGGGTGAAGGCATCGGCGGTGGCGCCGGCGAATCCGGCCAGCACCTTCTCGTGGTGCAGCTTGCGCACCTTGCGCGCGGTGCCCTTGATGACGATGTTGCCCAGGGTCACCTGGCCGTCTCCGCCGATGGCGACCTGCCAGCCCTCGGGAGTCTGGCGGCGGACGCTGAGAATGGTGGTGCCGTGAAACACGGCGCTGTCGCTCGAATGATCCATAGCGGCGAAAACTGGGGACGGCAGGCCGTATTTCAATGCCCGGCGCACCCGCCGCTTGCTTCCGGTTTCAATCCGGCCGGACGTAGACCCGCGCGTATTCGTTGATGCCGGTCACATTGAAGAAGATGCCCGCCAGCCGGTGGAGATGGCGAAACTCCACCGCCAGCCCTTCGGCGTGCCGGGCCGCGGCCCAGCCGAGCACCGAGCCGGCGGCCACGAAGTCGAGCCGCACCAGCCGCGAGCAGTCGATGGCCAGCAGTTCGTCGCGATCCATCGGCGCCATCAGGAGCTGCCGCTCCCGTGCCTCGCCCACCCGCGCCAGCACGGAAGCGATGTCGCTGCCGATCTCGCCGACGAGTTCGGGCAGGGGCGGAGGCTGCGGCGCATCGTCGTCGGCAAATGCCACCGACGCGTGGTCGAACGCAGGCTGCATTCCGCCCTGCAGCACCTGGCAGATACAGCGGGGCTCCTGCCAGGCCGGCGGCGACACCTCGTAGGTGATGCAGTAGTCCAGCGCGGCCTCTTCGTAATCGTCGATCCGGCCCATCAGCCGCAGCGCCTCCATGCGCAGCCGCCACCAGTCGGCCTCGGCATCGGCGGCACCGGTGAGCGTGCGGGACTCCAGTGCGGCGAGCAGGCGGTCGGAGCCCTCGAAGCAGAGATGCACCTCCGCCAGGCTCCACGCATGGAAAGCCTCCAGCAGCGGCGCCACCGCGTCGTATTCGAAACCTTCCAGGCCGGACCAGTCCAGCCACCAGGCGCCGGGCGCCGTCGCGGCACCGGTGGTGAGCAGCGAGACTGCATGCGCGCCGACGAGCGCGGGGCTGTGCCAATGAAAATCGCCCGTGCCCTCGACCAAGCCTTCGGCCGGCGGCAGGGCGTCGGGCGCCAGCGACACCCAGGCCGGTGGCGAACGGCCGAAACGCTCGGCGTATTCGATGGCGGACGCTTCGAAGGCCTCGCGACGCCCGAGCGCGCGGTAGAGGTCGAACAAAGCGAACCAGTATTCCAGCAGCGATGCGCCTTCGGTCGACGCGGGGCTGTCGATGAGGTGGCGGATGTGCAGCTGGGCGGCCATGGCGTCGCCGTTGGCGAACTCGATGGCGGCCTCCTCCAGCTGCGGGTCGTGCACGAAACCAGGCAGTGCGGGCTGCGGCCCAGGCAGCGGTCCCGGGCCGGTCGCCACGAGCTGCGGAATCATGGTGTCGGCCGGCTCGCCCGCTGCCGCACCGGGCAGCTCCATGTCAGGCAACTCCAGATCGGGCAATTCCAGGTCGGGCTGCACGGGTGGCACCGGGGCGCGGCGGGTGATCTGTACCTGCGCAGAACCGGTGGTGGTGATGAAACCGGTCGACGGCCGGGGCCCTGGCGGCCCGATATCCAGCGTGGAGTGACCCGGCAGCGGAACGTGGCGGGTCGCCGCCTGCGAATCGCCCGGACGCCGGCTCTCGCCACCGGGCGGACGGCTGTTCGGCAGCAGATCGACCGGCTCGGCAGGGCGGGTCTTCCACCACTGCCGCGACATCTGCTCCTCGATCTCGTTGATCTTGCGCACGGTCATCGCGCGCTCTTCGGGGTCGTGGTCCGGTGCGGTGTCGAGGAACTCGGTGCCTTCAGATTCGGCCGCCTCGTCTTCCTCGTCGGCGTCGGCCGGCACCGGAACATGGACCGCCGCGAGGCGTCGCATGCGCCGCAGCTGGTCGAACTCGCGTTGCCGCACCAGGTCGTTGCGGCGGCGGCGCTCCATCAGTTCACGCAGGAGCTGGCGACCCTTGCCGGAATCCTGGTCGAGTTCGGATTCGCTTTCAGACGTGGTCGGGCCACCCTGGCCCGATCCGGCGGGAAGCACCAGGCGCACCATCCGGCGGAGGATTCCGGTGGGCCGGTCCTTGCGCATGGTGTGCCGGCGCCGAGGATCAGTCCCCGAACATCTTCTGCTTGAGCTCGCGGCGCTGTTGCGCTTCCAGCGAAAGCGTGGCGGTCGGGCGGGCCAGCAGGCGGCCGACGCCGATCGGCTCGCCGGTCTCGTCGCAGTAGCCGTAATCGCCGGCGTCGATGCGGGCGATGGACTGCTCGATCTTCTTGAGCAGCTTGCGTTCGCGATCGCGGGTACGCAGTTCGAGGGCGTGTTCTTCCTCGATGGTGGCGCGGTCGGCCGGATCGGGAACGACCACCGTGTCTTCACGGAGGTGTTCGGTGGTTTCACCGGCGTTGGCCAGCATGTCCTGCTTGAGCACGACGAGCTTGTGGCGGAAGAACGCCAGCTGCTTCTCGTTCATGTACTCGGCATCGGGCATGGCGATGACTTCGGCGTCGGTCAGGGCATCACCCGACTTGCTCTTCCAGTTTTGGGCAAGCTTCGGGTCTTTCTTCACGGGGGCAGGAACGATGGAAGGCATGGTCTTGGAAGGGCTGACGACAGACGGTCGGAACCGCCACGATGGGCGGTGCCGGAGATGTTAGGGGCTTCCGGCCCGGGCGGGAAGCCGGCAAGTCGCCGTGGGGCGTGTCGGACTGCACCTGAACGGTGCCGATCCGGGGAAAACGAAGCCTTTGCCGGGGGGCGAAGCTTCGGGGTCCTGGCTCGACTTGGCGTTCATGCGCGGCCTCCTTGCGGTCAGGCGTGGTCCCGGCCGGGGACGTACCGGCAGTTTGCCGGCGCGCGATTGTATAGGCTCAAATCGCGCGGCTGCGCACCATCAGACCAGGCATTGCTGCAGTCCCTGCAGAAAGATGTCGTTGGGCAGGTCGATGCCGATGAAGACCATCTTGCTGTTGCGCGTTTCGCCTTCGGCCCAGGCCGGACCGAGGTCGCTGCCCATCAGCTGGTGCACGCCCTGAAAAATCACCTTGCGGTCGGTGCCCTGCATGTGGAGCACGCCCTTGTAGCGCAGCATGCGAGGGCCGTAGATGTTGACGATGGCGCCGAGAAAATCCTCGAGCTTGGCGGGGTCGAAGGCGCGCTCGGACTTGAAGGCGAAGCTCTTCACGTCGTCGTCATGGGCATGGTGGTGGCCGTGCTCGCCATGGGCGTGCGAGGGATGGTCGCAGTGCTCGCCGTGCGCATGGTCGTGGTCGTGGTGATCGTGGCCGTGGTCGTCTTCCTTGAGGAAGTCCGGGTCGATGTCGAGCGTGGCGTTGAGGTTGAAGCCGCGCAGGTCGAGCACGTTGGCCAGGGGCACGTCGCCGAAGTTCACCTTCTGGATCGGCGCGCGCGGGTTCATGTGCTTGAGCCGGTGGATCAGCGCGTCGGTCTCGTCGGCGGCGACCAGGTCGCTTTTGCTGATGAAGAGCTGGTCGGCAAAGCCCACCTGGCGGCGCGCCTCCTGGCGGTCGTCGAGCTGCTGCGGAGCGTGCTTGGCGTCGACCAGCGTGAGGATGGAATCGAGCAGATAGCTCTCGGCGATCTCCTCGTCCATGAAGAAGGTCTGCGCGACCGGGCCGGGGTCGGCCAGGCCGGTGGTCTCGATGACGACGCGGTCGAAGTCGAGCAGACCCTTGCGCTTCTTGGCAGCCAGCAGCTGCAGCGCCTCGCGCAGGTCTTCGCGGATGGTGCAGCAGACGCAGCCATTGCTCATCTGCACGATCTGCTCCTTGGACTCGGTGACCAGGATGTCGTTGTCGATGTTCTCCTCGCCGAACTCGTTCTCGATCACGGCGATCTTCATGCCGTGGTTTTCGGACAGCAGGCGCTTGAGCAGCGTGGTCTTGCCCGAGCCGAGAAAGCCGGTGAGGATGGTGGCGGGGATGAGGCTCATGGAATCGGGTCCCTGGGGCTGGTGCAGCCGTGCAATGGAAGGCAAACCAGCAGTTTAGCGAGGCCGTCAAGCCCCGGTCGGCGCCGGTTTTTCTTTGCGGTCCCGCGCGGCTTCGCTACCGGGTAGATCGTTTCTCGGCAAGCGACACGCTCGGCACCCGCCTGTCTAGATTGGGCGGCTCGCCCGGGCCTGCCGGCCCGCCGATTCTGTCGACACCGCAGCGCCGACCATGCACCAGCCCCTCACCCGTCGCCACTCCGCTGGTTCGATCGAACACCTCCTCCTGCGCACCAGGCCCGACACTGCCCCGCGCGGTGTTTCACACCCAACCGCGCCGGTCCCCACCACCCGAACGCAAGAGCCGGCGAACGAGGTGGCCTCGCCGCTCGGCCCACTCGTGCAGACGCCCTGCGCAGCGGCCGGCCCGAACGATTTCACCGCCGGCCCGGACACCACCGAAAGCGCCCCCCTTCTCGACGTCGATCAGGCGGTATCGACGCAAGCCCTTGACCAGGTGCACGGGGCAATACGGCCCCCGCTGACCCTCGCCCAGTCAAACCTGTTCGAGACCTTGAAAAAAAGCATCGAACGCGGCGAAGCCAACTTCCGCCACACCTTGCAATCGATGACCCAGACCGATGCCGAGGCGGTGCTCACCGCAGGCGGGCTCAATCAGACACCCATGGTCTGGCATCTGATGAACAGTCTCGATCGCAACGCCTCGCGCATGCTGCAGCAGGCGCTGGAGACATGTCCGGCCGCGGTGACCGCACACACCTTCGATGGCCAGGTGGCGCTGCACGTCGCGGCGAGCCACGCCGATGCCGAGGCACTCGCCCTGATCCTGCAACGCACGCGCCAGGTCGATGTGCGCGACGGCGAGGGTGGCTATCCCTTGTACGAACTGGCCCGACGGGCCCGGTACCTGGACGGCGACGAAGTCATCGAATGCGTCAAGCTGCTGACCGAGGCCGGCGCCGACTGGACGCTCACCACCGGCGGCCAGCGCGACGCGGCCGGTGCATGCGCGCACGACAAGTACCTCTGCAATCTCGTCATGGGCCTGCCCTCCTACACCACCTGCCTGCTGGAAGTCCTGCAGGCGAACCCCAAGCTCAAGCCGGCCGACGTGCTGCGCCTGAAGGATGCCGACCTGCCCCCGACCCGCATGAACCTGATCGACCTCGAACGCACGAAACGCGGCCTGTGGCCGATCTACCAGGCCGATCGCGACAACGTCGAAGACCAGCGCCGCTGCCGCGCCCTGGTGGCCAGGCGCAGCCGCTAGCCGCGGTCAGCCCCGCCGCAGCACGACCAGCCCCTTGAGGTATTCGCCCTCGGGGAAGGTCAGCGTCATGGGGTGATCGGGCGCGCCGGCCAGGCGCTGGATGACGTAGCCGTCGACACCGGCATCGGCGCCGGCCGAGGCGACGATCTTGTGGAACAGCTCCGGCGGCACCCCGCCCGAGCATGAATAGGTGAACAGCACACCACCCGGCGCCAGCAGCTTGAGCGCCAGCCGGTTGATGTCCTTGTAGGCGCGCGCGGCCCGCTCGGCATGTGCCGAGGTGGGGGCGAACTTGGGCGGGTCGAGCACGATGGCGTCGAACACCCGGCCCTCCTGGCCGAAGCGGCGCAGGCTGGCGTTGACGTCGGCGTCGAGAAACTCGCAGCCGGCGTCGTCGAGACCGTTCAGGCGCAGGTTCTCGCGCGCCTGTTCCAGCGCGGGGCCGGAGGAATCGATGGTCACGACTTCGCCGCCCTGCACCCCGGCGGCCCCTTGCCCGACGAGCGCCGCCACGGTGAAGCCGCCGGTATAGCTGTAGCAGTTGAGCACCCGGCGCGAACCCAGGCGCTGCACCGTATCGGCAAAGGCCTTGCGGCTGTCGCGCTGGTCGAGGTAGTAACCGGTCTTGTGGCCGGTGGCGATGTCCAGGCCGAGGCGCCAGCCGTGCTCCTGCAGCACCAGCGCCGTGGGGCCGTCGCCGCGCAGCCAGCCGGTGGCCTCGGGCAGGCCTTCGAGGCCGCGCGCGCTGGCGTCGGAGCGTTCGTAGAGCTTCTGCAGGCCGGTTGCGGCCAGCAGGGCGTCGGCGAGCACGACCTTCCAACGCTCGGAGCCGGCGCTGCCGAATTGGGCGACCAGGGTGTCGCCGTAGCGGTCGACGATGAGGCCCGGCAGGCCGTCGGACTCGCCGTGCACCAGGCGCACGCCGTCGCTGTCGATGGCCAGGTGGCGGCGCATGTCGACGGCCGCCTGCACCCGCGCGGCGAAGAAGGCGGCGTCGATGCGATCGGTCTCCACGAAGCTCCAGACCCGCGCACGGATGCGCGAGGCCGGGCTGAAGGCGGCCCAGCCGAGAAAGCGGCCGTCGTGGGCTTCCACCCGCACGGTTTCGCCGCTGTCGGCACCGCCGCGGGCGATGGCCGATTCGAAGATCCAGGGATGACGGCGCAGCAGGGAGCGCTCCTTGCCGTCGCGCAGTTTCAGAGTTTTCATGAGCTCAATGTTGCCTGACGCCATAACAGATTGCGCGTAGACCATGAGAAACTCCACCAAATAGTCGCAAGGACGAGGAAAGGCGCACAGGTGGATCCAATTTTTATTACGCGGGTCATTTTGCGAAATTTTAGGAGCATCGGCTACTGCGATGTTCAACTGGGCCCTCTAACCTATTTGGTGGGCGCAAATGGTTCGGGAAAAAGCAATTTTCTTGACGCACTTCATTTGATTAGTGACGCACTCACAGG
The nucleotide sequence above comes from Xylophilus sp. GOD-11R. Encoded proteins:
- a CDS encoding class I SAM-dependent rRNA methyltransferase, translated to MKTLKLRDGKERSLLRRHPWIFESAIARGGADSGETVRVEAHDGRFLGWAAFSPASRIRARVWSFVETDRIDAAFFAARVQAAVDMRRHLAIDSDGVRLVHGESDGLPGLIVDRYGDTLVAQFGSAGSERWKVVLADALLAATGLQKLYERSDASARGLEGLPEATGWLRGDGPTALVLQEHGWRLGLDIATGHKTGYYLDQRDSRKAFADTVQRLGSRRVLNCYSYTGGFTVAALVGQGAAGVQGGEVVTIDSSGPALEQARENLRLNGLDDAGCEFLDADVNASLRRFGQEGRVFDAIVLDPPKFAPTSAHAERAARAYKDINRLALKLLAPGGVLFTYSCSGGVPPELFHKIVASAGADAGVDGYVIQRLAGAPDHPMTLTFPEGEYLKGLVVLRRG